Below is a genomic region from Procambarus clarkii isolate CNS0578487 chromosome 63, FALCON_Pclarkii_2.0, whole genome shotgun sequence.
CACCTGACTAGTGATGGGGGCCACCAACTCCTGACTAGTGATGGGGCCCACCAACACCTGACTGGTGATGGGGGCCACCAACACCTGACTGGTGATGGGGGCCACCAACACCTGACTGGTGATGGGGGCCACCAACACCTGACTGGTGATGGGGGCCACCAACACCTGACTGGTGATGGGGGCCACCAACACCTGACTGGTGATGGGGGCCACCAACACCTGACTGTTGATGGGGGCCACCAACACCTGACTGGTGATGGGGGCCACCAACACCTGACTGGTGATGGGGGCCACCAACACCTGACTGGTGATGGGGGCCACCAACACCTGACTGGTGATGGGGGCCACCAACACCTGACTGGTGATGGGGGCCACCAACACCTGACTGGTGATGGGGGCCACCAACACCTGACTGGTGATGGGTTAGATAACGTGGGCGTGTCAGccactcacgcccacacccacgcccacacccacgcctACTGACGTCACTCTCTCGTCACTGTTATCCAGCTGATTAGTGACGTCAACGCTGCCTCGCTCGCTATTGGCTAACTTATCTATGACGTCACAAGTgccaattattataataatttattaattgttaatattattactattatttgtgGGTTCTCTTGACCAGGCACCTGGATAATGGTCCAATAGGCCTACCAGCAAACTTTCCCCTCTATCTCAGCAAAACTAaacctttccttctctctctctctgttgctgagagagagagggaaaggtttGGTGTACTTGAAAGCTTCACAATGCTCCAGCCTGTACTTCGAAGCATCACAATGCTCCAGTCTGAACTTCGAAGCTTCACAAATGCTCCAGTCTATACTTCGAAGCTTCACAATGCTCCAGCCTGTATTTCGAAGCTTCACAATGCTCCAGTCTGTACTTCGAAGCTTCACAAATGCTCCAGTCTATACTTCGAAGCTTCACAAATGCTCCAGCCTGTACTTCGAAGCTTCACAATGCTCCAGCCTGTACTTCGAAGCATCACAATGCTCCAGCCTGTACTTCGAAGCTTCACAATGCTCCAGCCTGTACTTCGAAGCATCACAATGCTCCAGCCTGTACTTCGAAGCTATACAATGCTCCAGTCTGTACTTCGAACCTATACAATGCTCCAGCCTGTACTTCGAAGCATCACACTGCTCCAGCCTGTACTTTGAAGCTATACAATGCTCCAGCCTGGACTTCGAAGCTATACAATGCTCCAGCCTGGACTTCGAAGCTATACAATGCTCCAGCCTGGACTTCGAAGCTATACAATGCTCCAGCCTGGACTTCGAAGCTATACAATGCTCCAGCCTGGACATCGAAGCTATTCAATGCTCCAGCCTGGACTTCGAAGCTATACAATGCTCCAGCCTGTACATCGAAGCTATACAATGTTCCAGCCTGTACTTCGAAGCTATACAATGCTCCAGCCTGTACTTCGAAGCATCACAATGCTCCAGCCTGTATTTCGAAGCTATACAATGCTCCAGCCTGTACTTCGAAGCATCACAATGCTCCAGCCTGTATTTCGAAGCTATACAATGCTCCAGCCTGTACTTCGAAGCATCACAATGCTCCAGTCTGTACTTCGAAGCATCACAATGCTCCAGCGTGTACTTTGAAGCTTCATAATGCTCCAGCCTGTACTTCAAAGCATCACAATGCTCCAGTCTGTACTTCGAAGCTATACAATGCTCCATCCTGTATTTTGAAGCTATACAATGCTCCAGCCAATACTTCGAAGCATCACAATGCTCCAGCCTGTACTTCGAAGCTATTCAATGCTCCAGCCTGTACTTCGAAGCTTCACAATGCTCCAACCTGTACTTCGAAGCTTCACAATGCTCCAGCCTGCACCCCGAAGCTTCACAATGCTCCAGCCTGCACCCCGAAGCTTCACAATGCTCCAGCCTGTACCTCGAAGCTTCACAATGCTCCAGCCTGCACCCCGAAGCATCACAATGCTCCAACCTGTACTTCGAAGCTTCACAATGCTCCAGCCTGCACCCCGAAGCTTCACAATGCTCCAGCCTGCACCCCGAAGCTTCACAATGCTCCAGTCTGTACCTCGAAGCTTCACAATGCTCCAGCCTGCACCCCGAAGCTTCACAATGTTCCAGCCTGCACCCCGAAGCTTCACAATGCTCCAGCCTGTACCCCGAAGCTTCACAATGCTCCAGCCTGTACTTCGAAGCTTCACAATGCTCCAGCCTGTACCCCGAAGCTTCAGAATGCTCCAGCCTGTACTTCGAAGCTTCACAATGCTCCAGCCTGTACCCCGAAGCTTCACAATGCTCCAGCCTGTACTTCGAAGCTTCACAATGCTCCAGCCTGTACCCCGAAGCTTCACAATGCTCCAGCCTGTACCCCGAAGCTTCACAATGCTCCAGCCTGTACCTCGAAGCTTCACAATGCTCCAGCCTGTACCCCGAAGCTTCACAATGCTCCAGCCTGTACCCCGAAGCTTCACAATGCTCCAGCCTACACGTGAAAGCTTGATACTGGTGGAGCGTGGGTTGGAGAGGAGCGGGAGAGTGACAATAAAGAGAAGGAGCTGCGCGCCTCAGACACCAGCGACAAACTGTCAACTACAAGACGCAGCAACAATCTTCAATTTGTTCCAAATATCAGAGGCGGCCCCTGGGGAAATGTCAAGTGATTTTATCACATCacgtccttccccctccctcgcccCTCGCCCCTCGCCCctcgcccctcacccctccctcactcacccctccctcacccctcacccctctctcagtACTTCCCTCACCGGTCGAGCACCCCCCATCTCTCAGCCCGCGGCACCCCTCCCCCTTATTCCCCTCCCGCCCCTACCCCCCTCCTGTCTCCTGATTACCACCCTCCGCCAGTCATCTGAGTAGCACcccttccaccccccctcccccagaccccccaccacccccctcccctccctcccctccctcgttCCTTTGCCAATTCCGCGCGGAAAATCCAGTTAGGGTGGAAGGACTCGGGGCCCTTGTCACCTCCTgaagtaattattattttttgtaatGTTGAGCcctggaaggggagggggagggggactgggggggggggcacatggAACAGTTGTATACCTGCGCAGGTGTGTCCGTGCGCAGGTGCGCGCTGGCGGCAAGTATGTGCGCACAGGTGTGTCCGCGCAGCAGATGAAGCAACATGTCACCCATGGAGGTGGCCAggtagagaggggggaggtggccaggtagagagggaggaggtggccaggtagagagggaggaggtggccaggtagtgagggggggaggtggccaggtagagagggggggggtggccagGTAGTGAGTGGGGAGGTGGCCAGGTAGAGAGGGAGGAGGTGGCCAGGTAGTGAGGGGGAGGTGGCCAGGTAGAGAGGGAGGAGGTGGCCAGGTAGTGAGGGGGAGGTGGCCAGGTAGAGAGGGAGGAGGTGGCCAGGTAGAGAGGGAGGAGGTGGCCAggtagagaggggggaggtggccaggtagagaggggggaggtggccaggtagagaggggggaggtggccaggtagagaggggggaggtggcCAGGTAGAAAGGGAGGAGGTGGCCAGGTAGTGAGGGGGAGGTGGCCAGGTAGAGAGGGAGGAGGTGGCCAggtagagaggggggaggtggcCAGGTAGAGAGGGGGGAGATGGCCAGGTAGAGAGGGAGGAGGTGGCCAGGTAGAGAGGGAGGAGGTGGCCAGTTAGAGAGAGGGGAGGTGGCCAGGTAGAGAGGGAGGAGGTGGCCAGGTAGAGAGGGAGGAGGTGGCCAGGTAGAGAGGGAGGAGGTGGCCAGGTAGAGAGG
It encodes:
- the LOC138354457 gene encoding uncharacterized protein; protein product: MLRSTGWSIVKLRSTGWSIVMLRSTGWSIVKLRSTGWSICEASNQVLVAPITSQVLVAPITSQVLVAPITSQVLVAPITSQVLVAPITSQVLVAPITSQVLVAPINSQVLVAPITSQVLVAPITSQVLVAPITSQVLVAPITSQVLVAPITSQVLVAPITSQVLVGPITSQELVAPITSQVLVAPITSQVLVATINSQVLVAPITSQVLVAPITSQVLVAPITSQVLVAPITSKVLVAPIISQVLVAPITSQVLAAPITSQVLAAPINSQVLAAPINSQVLAAPINSQVLAAPINSQVLAAPINIQVLVTVTLHLFDDE
- the LOC138354458 gene encoding mucin-1-like gives rise to the protein MLQPVLRSYTMLQSLYNAPANTSKHHNAPACTSKLFNAPACTSKLHNAPTCTSKLHNAPACTPKLHNAPACTPKLHNAPACTSKLHNAPACTPKHHNAPTCTSKLHNAPACTPKLHNAPACTPKLHNAPVCTSKLHNAPACTPKLHNVPACTPKLHNAPACTPKLHNAPACTSKLHNAPACTPKLQNAPACTSKLHNAPACTPKLHNAPACTSKLHNAPACTPKLHNAPACTPKLHNAPACTSKLHNAPACTPKLHNAPACTPKLHNAPAYT